GCGTAGCGAGCCGTAGCACGTAGGATTCGCTGCATAGTTTGCTTTTGAAAGGAATAACGATTGAAATCAATCAGTGCAAAAATTAACATCAGAAACAAAGGAAGACATAGAGCAAATTCAACAATAGTCTGTCCTTTGTAGCCCTTGCTTTTAAAAGCCATACTTACTACCCCAGCAATACATCT
The Verrucomicrobiota bacterium DNA segment above includes these coding regions:
- a CDS encoding TadE family protein, with protein sequence MKYLREYCCRQSTGNGAKNCRCIAGVVSMAFKSKGYKGQTIVEFALCLPLFLMLIFALIDFNRYSFQKQTMQRILRATARYA